ATCCCGTGGACCGCATTCTGACAATCTACCGGCTGGGCGCCGGGGCGCGCTACGGCGCCGCCGACATCCGCGAACTCAGCGGCAAGACCGAAGTCGCGGCCGTGCCCGGCCTGGAGATCGACTGGGACCTGTGGGAGCCGCTGTTCGAATCGAACTGAGCGCGCCGGCAGGCTGTCGGCCTGCTAACTGCCCCAGACGTGCATGCCGTACTTGTAGTAGCCGGTCACGTTGTTGAGCCGCGCGTCCTGGTCCGCCGGCACCGGGATCAGCTCGCCTTCGATCAGTGATTGCAGGTAGGGCGCGAGCACTGCACCGCCGCCGCCGGTGAGCACCACCGCATCGATGTCCCAGTCGTCCGCCCACAGACGGTTGACCTCGGTGGCGATGCGCGAGGCGAGGCCGCTGAAGGCCTGCTGCACCAGCTTGGTGATGTCGTAGCGCTTGCCCTTGATCTTGATCGAACCCTTGCCGACCGCGTCGTAGAGCCGGTACAGCTCCACGCTGACACCGCTCTTCTCCATCAGAGCGTTGGCAATCGCGGAGAAGGCCAGTGAGATGCCGGCGTCCGAGGACTGCGAGCCGCGTTCCGAATAGCGCGTCTTGTCGCTGACCGTGTAGTCGGCGGTACGAAAGCCCACGTCGATGATGCCGATCTTCTCGGTCACGAAGCGCTGGCTGGCCGGCTTGCCGATGTCGTTGAGCATCAGATTGAACATCGAGCCGAAGGGCTGCGGAATTACGCGCACGCGCTCCACCGAGATCACCTTCTCCTCGCGCTCGCCATTGGGCTTGATCAGGTTGAAGCTGTGGCGCTGCTGCAGCAACTGCGTGAGCGTGTCCTTGTACTTGCGGTAGAAGCTGATCGGCAGGCCGGTCACGATCCGCACTGGATCGTTGCCGCTGATCAGCGGTGCGGTGGCGCCCAGCGCCAGTGTCTGCGCGTACTTCTGCAGAAACTGAGACTGGTCCAGCGTGAAGCCACGACCGCGCGACTGCGCCTCCGCGAGTTCGCCCAGAAAATAGCCTTCGCCGCCGACCTCGATATGGCGCGCATATGGCGCATTGGCCTGCAACAGCGGTTCGTTGAACTGGATTTCCGTGGATTCCCCGACCACGGACTTGAAGATCTGGTACTGACGACCATCGGTGGCCTTGGTGAATCCGAAGCCGATATCCACACCGAGGACTTGCATTGGACTGCCCCTGATACGTAATGCTGTTTATTGAGGTTCTGGGCGACACTGGACGATGCGCCCTGCTTTCTAGCATGCGCACCTGAGCAATCCAAGCCGCCACCGCGTATGCCGGGCTCAGCGCTCCGGCTTCGACAGCGCCGCCAGCCCCTGGGCGTTGGCTTCCCAGTTCTGCCCGTCGAAGTCTTCGATGTGCACCGACGCCAGCGTGGACGGATCGATACAGCGCAGGTTGACCGAGTAGCCGTCCGGATTCGAGCGCGGCACATAGAACGACTTCACGCCGCAGATCGAGCAGAACAGGTGCTGTGCCACACCGCTGTTGAAGGTGTAGCGGCTCAGCCGGTCCTCACCGCTCAGCAGCGAAAACCGATCGTGCGGCACGATCAGGTGCAGAAAATCGTGCATCCGGCAGATCGAGCAGTTGCAGCGTTGCACGGTGAGCTTGGCCGGCGCCGTGACTTCGAATCGAACGGCGCCGCAATGACAGCCGCCACGATGCACGGCAAGGGTCTCGGTGGGCATGGGACTGCGTTAAGCTTTCGGGAATGAGGCAATCCTTCACCAAAATGCACGGTCTCGGCAATGACTTCGTCGTCATCGACGCGACGCGCCAGCCGTTCATGCCCAGCGCGGACGATCTGCGCCGCATCGCCGATCGCCGCTTCGGCGTGGGCTGCGACCAGATTCTGGTGGTGGAGCCGGCCTCGGTGCCCGACGTGGATTTCGACTATCGCATCTACAACGCGGACGGCAGCGAGTCCGGCCAGTGCGGCAACGGCGCGCGCTGCCTGGCACGCTTCGTCCGCGACAAGGGTCTCAGCGAACGCGACACGATCCGCGTGCGGACCCAGTCCAGCGTACTGGTGCTGCAGCTGCTCGAGGATGGGCAGGTGCGCGTGGACATGGGCGCGCCGCGTTTCGAGCCGGCCGAGATTCCGCTGCGCGCCGCGCAGCGCGATACGCGCTATCGCCACGAACTGGACGGCGCCACGCTGGAATTCGGCGCCCTGAGCATGGGCAATCCGCATGCGGTGATCCTGGTCGACGATCTCGACACCGCACCGGTGCGCACGCTGGGACCGCGCTTGCAGACGCAGGCGATCTTTCCGCAGCAGGCCAACGTCGGCTTCATGCAGATTGTCGATCGCGACACCCTCCGCCTGCGCGTCTATGAACGCGGGGCCGGCGAAACCCTGGCCTGCGGCAGCGGCGCCTGCGCCGCGGCGGTGGTGGCCCGACTTTGGGATCGCGTCGCTCAGGCGGTGACGGTGCGGTTGCCGGGCGGTAGTCTGCAGATCGAGTGGGACGGCGAAGGGCGACCGGTGTTCATGACCGGACCCGCAACCACGGTATTCACGGGGGATTTGGAGTGGTTCAATCGGTGAAGGACGAGGCGACAGAGACGGACGCCGCTGTGTCCGAAGAAGCAGTGATCGCCTTTCTCAAGCGCAGCCCGGATTTTCTGCTGCGGCATCCGCATCTGCTGGAAACCCTGGAGGTGCGCCACGGCAGCGGACCGGCCGTTTCCCTGATCGAACGCCAGGTGGAGATCCTGCGCGGCAAGAACGCGCGGCTCGAAGATCGCCTGCTGCGTCTGGTCGACGCGGCGCAGGAGAACGAAAAACGCGTCAATGCCGCCAACCGCCTCGCGCGCGCACTGCTGCGCGCGCCGACGCTGGCCACGGTCGTGTCGAGTCTGGCGCGGGTGATGCGCGACGACTTCGGCGTGGACGAGGTCTTCGTTGGCGTGCATGCGCCGACCCTGCTGCGTCAGGACATCGACGGACTCACGCGGCTTGACGCCAGCGGCCAGATCGTCCGCCATTTCAATGACTTCTTCCGCACCAAGTTGATCGACTGCGGCCCGATCAGCGAAATGCGGGCGAAGCTGCTGTTCCCCAAGGCGCGGCCGCTGCCGTTGTCGGCGGCGATCGTGCCGCTGGAGAAGGAGCGCAATCTCGGCATGCTGGCCCTTGCCGCCCGCGACGCGGATCGCTTCCAGCCCAAGCAGGGCAAGTATTTTCTGGAAATGACGGCGGACCTCGTGGCCGCCGCCCTGCGCGCGAGACTCGGTTGACGCTGCGCGAGGACATCGCACGTTACCTCGACGTCCTGCGCGATGAGCGACGC
This genomic stretch from Gammaproteobacteria bacterium harbors:
- a CDS encoding ParM/StbA family protein, which gives rise to MQVLGVDIGFGFTKATDGRQYQIFKSVVGESTEIQFNEPLLQANAPYARHIEVGGEGYFLGELAEAQSRGRGFTLDQSQFLQKYAQTLALGATAPLISGNDPVRIVTGLPISFYRKYKDTLTQLLQQRHSFNLIKPNGEREEKVISVERVRVIPQPFGSMFNLMLNDIGKPASQRFVTEKIGIIDVGFRTADYTVSDKTRYSERGSQSSDAGISLAFSAIANALMEKSGVSVELYRLYDAVGKGSIKIKGKRYDITKLVQQAFSGLASRIATEVNRLWADDWDIDAVVLTGGGGAVLAPYLQSLIEGELIPVPADQDARLNNVTGYYKYGMHVWGS
- a CDS encoding GFA family protein; protein product: MPTETLAVHRGGCHCGAVRFEVTAPAKLTVQRCNCSICRMHDFLHLIVPHDRFSLLSGEDRLSRYTFNSGVAQHLFCSICGVKSFYVPRSNPDGYSVNLRCIDPSTLASVHIEDFDGQNWEANAQGLAALSKPER
- the dapF gene encoding diaminopimelate epimerase — translated: MRQSFTKMHGLGNDFVVIDATRQPFMPSADDLRRIADRRFGVGCDQILVVEPASVPDVDFDYRIYNADGSESGQCGNGARCLARFVRDKGLSERDTIRVRTQSSVLVLQLLEDGQVRVDMGAPRFEPAEIPLRAAQRDTRYRHELDGATLEFGALSMGNPHAVILVDDLDTAPVRTLGPRLQTQAIFPQQANVGFMQIVDRDTLRLRVYERGAGETLACGSGACAAAVVARLWDRVAQAVTVRLPGGSLQIEWDGEGRPVFMTGPATTVFTGDLEWFNR
- a CDS encoding DUF484 family protein; this encodes MKDEATETDAAVSEEAVIAFLKRSPDFLLRHPHLLETLEVRHGSGPAVSLIERQVEILRGKNARLEDRLLRLVDAAQENEKRVNAANRLARALLRAPTLATVVSSLARVMRDDFGVDEVFVGVHAPTLLRQDIDGLTRLDASGQIVRHFNDFFRTKLIDCGPISEMRAKLLFPKARPLPLSAAIVPLEKERNLGMLALAARDADRFQPKQGKYFLEMTADLVAAALRARLG